The sequence below is a genomic window from Mycobacterium sp. ITM-2016-00316.
CGAGCCATCGGTAAGGCCAAGGCGATGGACCTGATTCTCACCGGCCGCACCATCGACGCCGCCGAGGCCGAGCGCAGCGGCCTGGTCTCCCGGGTGGTCCCGGCGGACACCCTGCTCGACGAGGCGAACGCCACCGCCGCAACGATCGCCGGGATGTCGCTGTCGGCGGCGCGGATGGCCAAGGAGGCCGTCAACCGCGCCTTCGAGTCGACGCTGGCCGAGGGGCTGCTCTACGAGCGGCGGATCTTCCACTCGGCCTTCGCGACCGAGGACCAGAAGGAAGGCATGGCCGCGTTCACCGAGAAGCGCGCGGCGAACTTCACCCATCGCTAAAGTCGAGCGGTGAATGTCGCCGCCGCTGAACCGGAAGCCACCGAAGCGCCCGCCAGACGCGATTGGTGGACCAGGCATTACACCTTCACCGGCACCGCTGTCGGTTTGGTGTTCATCTGGCTGTCGCTGACCCCGTCGCTGCTGCCGCGCGGGCCGCTGTTCCAGGGGCTGGTGAGCGGCGCGGCCGGCGGTATCGGCTACGGCCTCGGGGTTTTCGGCGTCTGGCTGTTCCGGTACATGCTGTCGCGGGAGGCCACCCCGGCGCCGCCGAAGTGGGCCTGGCTGGTCCTGCTCGTGGTCGGCGTCATCGGGCAGATCGCGGCGATCGTCTACTTCCACGTCTGGCAGGACGATATCCGCGATCTGATGGGGGTTCCCAGGCTGGCCTTCTGGGACCATCCGTTGACCGCGGTGCTGGCCATCGTGTTCCTGTTCGTGTTCGTCGAGATCGGCCAGCTGGTAGGCAGATTGGTCCGGTACCTGGTGCGCCAGCTGGAACGGGTCGCACCCCCGAGGGTGTCCGGTGTGATCGCGGTGGCGCTGGTCCTCGCACTCACGATCGCCTTGCTCAACGGCATCGTGGTCCGTTTCGCGATGAGCACCATCAACAGCACGTTCGAGAACGTCAACAACGAGGATGATCCCGACAATCCCGCTCCCACAACCGCTTTGCGTTCCGGCGGGCCGCAGTCTCTGGTGAGCTGGGAGTCGCTGGGGCATCAGGGCCGCAACTTCGTGGCCGGCGGACCGTCGGTGGCCGAGCTCACCGAATTCAACGGCTCCCCCGCCACCGAACCGATCCGTGCCTATGCCGGGTTGAACTCCGCCGACGGCATCAAGGCCACCGCCGCGCTGGCCGCCCGGGAGCTCCAGCGCACCGGCGGGCTCGAACGCGATGTGATCGCCGTCGCCACCACCACGGGTACCGGCTGGATCAACGAGGCCGAGGCCTCCTCGCTGGAGTACATGTACAACGGCGATACCGCGATCGTCTCGATGCAGTATTCGTTCCTGCCCAGCTGGATCTCCTTCCTGGTCGACCAGGAGAACGCCCGGCAGGCCGGTCAGGCGTTGTTCGAGGCGGTCGACGCCCTGGTGCGTGAACTGCCCGAGGCCGGTCGCCCGAAGCTGGTGGTGTTCGGCGAGAGTCTGGGCTCGTTCGGCGGCGAGACACCGTTCCTGGCGTTGAACAATCTCATCGCGCGCACCGACGGGGCGCTGTTCTCCGGGCCCACGTTCAAGAACACGATCTGGACGAACCTGACGATCAACCGCGATGAGGGTTCCCCGCAGTGGCTGCCCATATTCGACAAGGGCGAGAACGTCCGGTTCTCGGCCGTCGCTTCGAAAGATCTCGGCCGCCCGGACGATCCGTGGGGACAACCGCGGGTGGTGTATCTGCAACACGCCTCGGATCCGATCGCGTGGTGGAACCCCGATCTGCTGTTCGCCAAACCGGATTGGCTGCGCGAGCCGCGCGGGTACGACGTGTCACCGCGGATGGAGTGGATCCCGGTGGTGACTTTTCTGCAGGTGTCCGCCGACATGGCGGTCGCCGTCGACGTCCCCGACGGACACGGTCACGTCTACGTGCGCGATGTCGCCAATGCGTGGGCGGCGATCCTGCAGCCCCCGGGCTGGACGCCGGAGAAGACCGAGCGGCTGCGCCCGACGCTACGTTCCGACGAGTGAGGCAGCTTTGAGTGCGTGATAGCCGCCGATGACATCGGTGGCCTTGCGCAGACCGAGGTCCTGCAGGGCGGCGGCGGCGAGGCTGGACGTGTAGCCCTCCGAGCACAGCACGATCCATTCGACGTCATCGTCGATGGCCTCGGGGATGCGGGCGTCGCTGGTGGGATCGCAGCGCCACTCCAGATGATTGCGTTCGATCACCAGTGCGCCCGGGACGTCGCCTTCGGCGGCCCGCTGCCATCCCGGCCGGATGTCGACCAGCAGCGCCCCGCGTTGCACCGCGGCAGGTACGTCGACTGCCTCGATCCGCTGCAACCGGGCGCGGGCGGCGTCGAGCACCGCGTCGATACGACTGGGCATACGACTATCCCTCCGGAGCGTCGGTGAGCTCGGTACGGCTGCGACGCAATGCGTTCCGCTCGGTCACACCGTAGTAGGACATGGCCGTCAGCGGCGGCGAGTAGGCGTGCACGCTGAGCGTCACCGGGGCCGGGGTGGGCAGTGCCGATCCCACGGTCGCTACGCTCTCCCCCGCAAGCGGGAGGTGCCCCCAGCCCGCCGGGGCCGCCCACACCACATCGTGCACCCAGCCCAGCGGGAACCCCGCCTGATCACCGGCCCTCAACTTGCGGCTGCGCAGACCGTGACCGTCCCAGCGGGTTTCCTGCAACGCACCGGAGACCACTGTCAGCGCGCCCAGCGAGCCGCCATGGTCGTGCAGTTCGGTCGACTTGTCCGGCACCCAGCTGATCAACCAGATGTCGAGCTCGTCATCGCCGTAGAGCCGGTTGTACCAACGCTCGTCGGTGGGCAGCCGGGCACCGGCGAGCAGTCGGTCGTAGCGTCCGGACAGCACGTCGTCGGCGCAGCGGTCGGTGGCCTGCAACAGATCGGGTACGCGGAGCCGGGTCGGCGCCGAGACGGCGGGCGAAAGGGTGGGGGCCAGCAGTGGGGCAACCATAGGGGAACTCCAGAAAACGAAAACGGACGGGTGGTCGGCGCTCACGCAGCCCGACAACAGCCCCGAATCGTGGTCCCGTCCGTCATGGCCGCGAGTGTTGCATAGATTGGCGGTATGCGCCGCCACCCGATCCTCGTGACCGCAGCCGCCGCAGCCCTCCTGAGCGGGTGCTCGCCGAGCACCGAGGAGCCGGCCGGCGACACCTCCGCACCGAGCCCCACGACCTCGGAGGCCGCGCCGTCGCCGGAGGCGCAGGTGCCCGACGGCGCCGTCCAGGTGTCACCGGGCGGTGTCACGACGGGTGTCGGCGCCCCGGCCGATGCCACCGAATCCGGCTATGGCCAGGCCTGTCTTGCCGCTCGGGCCTGGTTCGACGCACAGAACGGCACGGTCGAGGCCTACCTGCAGACGGTGCAGACCCCCGGCGCGCCCGGTCCGGGCAGCTTCAACATGGCGTGGTCCGAGCTGACACCGGGGCAGCAGGCCGCGGTCATCATGGCCGCCAATGCCGCCGCCAACGAGGAGTGCGGCTGACATTCGAATCACGGCGAGCCGAACCGCCACAGTGATGTCGATGGCCGCCGGCGGGTGCACCACAATGGAGCCATGCGAATTGCGCTGGCGCTGGGCAGCGGAGGTGCGCGCGGCTACGCGCACATTGGGGTCATCAACGAACTGACCGAGCGTGGCTACGACATCGTCGGCGTCGCTGGGTCCTCGATGGGCGCCCTTGTCGGCGGATTGCACGCCGCCGGCAAACTCGACGAATTCGCGCAGTGGGCGGGGTCATTGACACAACGGGCGGTGTTGCGCTTGCTGGATCCGTCGTTGACGTCGCCGGGGGTGTTGCGGGCCGAGAAGATCCTCGACGCGGTGCGCGACATCCTCGGCGATGTCACCATCGAATCGCTGCCCATCCCGTACACGTCGGTAGCCACCGACCTGATTGCCGGGAAGTCGGTGTGGCTGCAGCGCGGTCCGCTCGATGACGCGATCCGGGCGTCGATCGCGATCCCGGGCATCTTCACACCGCACGTGCTCGACGGACGGCTGTTGGCTGACGGCGGCATCCTGGATCCGCTGCCGATGGCGCCGCTCTCGGCGGTCAACGCCGACATGACCATCGCGGTGAGCCTGTCCGGGGGCGATCCGGCGGTTCGGCTGAGCGAACCCGAACCCCGGGTGACCACCGAGTGGTTGGGCCGGATGTGGCGTAGCACAACGGCTCTGCTGGACACGTCCACGGCGCAGCGGGTGATGGACAGCCCGGCCGCCAAGTCGGTGCTCAGCCGGTTCAGCAGCTCCCTGGAAGACGGAGCCGACACCGCCGAGGCGTTGAGTGACAGCGGGATCCCGGAGCTACCCCGGCTGGGCAGCTTCGAGATCATGAATCGCACCATCGATATCGCCCAGTCGGCGCTGGCCCGGCACACGCTGGCCACCTACCCACCCGATCTGCTGATCGAGGTGCCGCGCAACGCCTGCCGCAGCCTGGAGTACCACCGCGCCGAGGAGGTCATCGAGATCGGCCAGGAGTTGGCCGCGGCCGCCCTGGACGCGCTGGGCTAGCTGCTAGCCGGCCAGAAACGCCCCGACGGCGGTGGCCACCCGACGGCCCTGCGCACGTCCGGCGATCGCGGCCGGCCGGCGGCACCGCGGATCCAGCGGGTTGTTCCCGAACGCGACAAGCGCATCGTCATCGGCGAACACCGTGAACGTCGCGCCGGGAAAGGCGGCGATCTCGGCTCCGGCACCGTCGCCGAACGGGGACGGTGCGTTCGCACCGGCGGGCACCAGCACCACCGCCGCGGCGCAGTCGGCGGCGACGGTCATGTTGACCGCGCTGCCCACGCCGCCGTCCATGAAATTGCGGGCCCCGATGGTGACCGTCGGCCAGGCGCCGGGCACCGCGCAACTGGCGGCGACGGCGTCGACCAGCGCGACGCCGGAATTGCGGGTGAAGACCACCAGTTCACCTGTCGCGGTGTCGATGGCGGTGATACGCAGATCCCGGTGCGGCCAGTCGTGCGATGGCAACCGGTGCGCGATGACCTCGCGGCGGACCTGCTCGGGGACGGTGTCGGCGGCCAGCGCGATGCCGCCGATGCGACGCAACCGCTCCAGGGTGCTGCCGGCCTCGCCCAGCGCGCTGACAAATACCTCGGTGAGGTCGTCGATGGTGACCCCGGAGTCGATCTCGTGGGATTCTTCGGCGATCTGGCGCGCGTACAGCTCGGCCAGGGATGTGCCACTGCCGAGCTGGGCCGACACTGCCGATCCGGCCGAGGTACCCAGCAGCACATCGGAATTCAGCAGCGCGTCGGCGGTCTGCGGTGACTCGTCGGCGATCCCGGTCAGTACACCTGTCTCCCAAGCGATACCCGCCAGCCCGCCACCGGCGAGGATCAGCGCGCGTGCCACCGGTCAGCGCACCAGCTGATCCGACAGTGCCTCCAGCGACTGCCGGGCGTAGCCCTTCCACAACCGGCCGAACACCGGCAGCGCCACCGCCGTCAGCGCCGAGCGCGGATGGATGGTCCACCGCCAGGTCAGTTTGGTGCCGGTGCCGATCGGGTCGAAGATCCACATCCCTTCGACGTGCCCGACCAGCGGCGCCAGCGGGCCCGTCACCTGGGTGAGCGTGTACCCGAACGACCGCGGCGCATCGTAGGAGGTCAGCTCCTCCCGCATGCTGCCGCCACCGGTGAGCACCACGGTGCGGCTCTGCCCGACGGCATCCCAGTCCCCGGTCTGATCGCGGGTGTCCTTGATCGGCGGGATCGGCCCGTACCAGCGACGGAACAGCTGGGGCAGCGGCATCGGCACCATGCCCGCGAACAGGTCCGCGGGCGCGAGCGGAATCGCCCGTGATTGCTCGACCACCAGAGGTTGCGCCATGATGGCCATACTAGCGACGGGAGCAAGATGAGTACCCAGACTCAGACGATGCGCGCCCAACGGTTCTACACTGATACGAAAACCATTGTGGTCGAGGATGTTCCGATTCCGAAGCCGGGTCCGGGGGAAGTCCTGGTGAAGGTGGCGTTCTGCGGTATCTGCCACTCGGACCTCAGCCTCATCAACGGCACCTTCCCGTCCCAGCTGCCGGTGGTCACCCAGGGCCACGAGGCATCCGGCACCATCGCTGAACTCGGCCCCGGTGTGACGGGCTGGGCCGAGGGCGACCGGGTGGTGGTGGCTGCCGGCCGGCCGTGTCAAAGCTGCCCCAACTGCGCCCGCGGAGACTTCGGCAACTGCCTGCGGATCCGGCTGATGGCCTTCGCCTATGACGGCGCCTGGGCGCAGTACACCGTCGCGCAGGCCTTCGGGCTGACCCGGGTGCCCGACAATGTGCCGCTGGAACAGGCGGCGATCCTGGCCGACGCGGTATCGACACCGTACGGCGCCGTGGTGCGCACCGGGAAGGTGGGCATCGGCGAGTCGGTGGGTGTGTGGGGTGTCGGCGGGGTCGGGACCCACATCGTGCAGTTGGCGCGACTGGTCGGGGCGGCGCCCATCATCGCCGTCGATATCAAACCGGCCGTGCTGGACCGGGCACTCGCGCTGGGCGCGGACTACGCCTTTGACGCCCGCGATGAGGCCCTGGGCGAGAAGATCGCCGCACTCACCGGGGGCCGCGGCCTCGACATCGCCTTCGACGCAGTCGGTCTCGGTTCCACTTTCGACCAGGCGCTGGCCAGTCTGACGATGGGCGGGCGGCTGGTGGGGGTGGGCATGAGCGCCGACGCACCGAGCATCGGGCCGACCTCGTTGTTCAACCTGACCCGCAAACAGGTTTTGGGCCATCTGGGCTACCAGAATGCCGACATCGCGACGCTGGCCAACCTGCTGTCACTGGGACGCCTCGACGTCAGCCGGTCCATCAGCGAGATCGTGTCGCTGGAAGATGTGGCCGCCGGCATCGAGAAGCTGGAGCGCGCCGACGGCGACCCGATCCGGATTCTGGTACAGCCCTGACTATCTCAGCTCGGGTGCGGCCTTTGCGCTGAACAGCGGCAGATCCAGGTAGGTCGCGACCCCGGGCGGTGCGGCACACACCGCCGGTATGGAGTTGACACAGTGCGCGGCGGTCGCCACGACGCCAGGCTCAGGACCGTCCTCCCCGACCTCACCCTGGAAACCCTTGATGGAGACCGTGAAATCGGGGTTGCCGCGCACTTCCATCTCGTAGCGCTGCCCTTCGGGCCCGAAATCCCATGCCGGAGCCAGGTTCTCCTCGCCCATCAGCCAGTTGACCGTCACCCGCACCACCACCTGGTCGCCGACCACGGCTTCCCAGTGAAACTTGCGGGCCGCGACCTGCCCGGGTTCGATGACCCCGATCGGGGAATCGATCGGCGCCGTGGCCACGGCGATCTCTTGGCGAGCAACGATTTTCGGGTCGGCGTTGAATCCGAATTCGTCGACGCACATCCGCACGGCTTGGATGAATCCGCCGTCGAGCAGCTTCTGCATGGGGCCGGACAGCGCCTTGTCGGGGGTGTCGCCGAACCCCATGACATGGCGCACCACATCGGGTGCGTCATAAGTGCGCAGGTCGGAGAATTCCTCGGCCCGCACAAAGGTCACGCCGGTGGACATCACCGAGAACAGCAGCGGGAACTTCTCACTGATGCCGCCGGGGGCGATCCCGGTGCCGTGCAGCGTCGCGCCACCGGAGAGACCGGCCGCCCGCAGCGGTGCGGCCTGTTTCTCGCTCGGATAGACCCAGCCGACCGGGGTGACGACGTTCTTTCCCGACCGCAGTAGCGCGGCCACCTCGTCGGCGTTGGGCATCAGCGGCGCATAGATGACGGCGTCCGCGTCCAGTGCCAGGATCTCCTCCACACTGCTGGTCGCGGTGATCCCGAGCGGTTCGCCACCGATGAGTTCGCCCACGTCACGTCCGTGCTTGGCCTGCGAATGCACCCAACAACCGATCAGTTCCAGGTCAGGGTGCTCAAGCACACCCTTGATGGCGGCGACGCCGACACCACCCGTGGCCCACTGCACAACCCGCAATGCCATAACCCGCCCTTCCACACAAAACTAGAACACGTTCTACCACTTTGCGGGCACGGTTCGCGGGGATCCGGGCACAATAGTGAGTCATGAGCGGCGTCGACTTCGGGGTGCTCGGCCCGCTGCAGCTCAGCGTGAACGGATCGCCGGTAGCGCTGGGTACGCCGAAGCAACGCGCGGTGCTGGCCATGCTGGTGATGAGCCGCAACCGCCCGATCAGCAGTGACGCACTGGTCGGCGCGGCCTGGGAACAGTTCCCACCGCCGGAGCCCAAGGCCAGCCTGCATTCCTACATCTCCAACCTGCGCAAGCTGATCAGCGGCGGCGGTTCGGACGGCCGGATGATCCTGGCCAGCGCGCCGCCGGGTTACCGGCTGACCGTCACCGACGACGGATGCGACCTCGGACGTTTCGTGGCGGCCAAGAACGCCGGCGTGCAGGCTGCCGCGGCCAGCCAGTTCGAGCAGGCCAGCACTCACCTGTCCGAGGCGCTGGCGCAGTGGCGCGGACCGGTGCTCGATGACCTCCGCGATTTCGAGTTCGTCGGCCCGTTCGCCACCGCGCTCATCGAGGACAAGGTTGTCGCTCACACCGCGCACGCCGAGGCCGAAATCGCCTGCAACCGAGGCCATGCCGTGATCGGAACACTGGAATCACTGGTGGCCGAGCACCCCTACCGTGAACCGCTGTGGACACAGCTGATCACCGCGTACTACGTCAGCGAGCGGCAATCCGACGCACTGGACGCCTATCAGCGGCTGCGCAGCACGCTGGCCGAGGATCTCGGTATCGACCCGGGCCCCACGGTGCGCGCGCTGTCCGAACGTATCCTGCGCCAGGAACCCATCAACACCCGCCGGGCCGCCCGCACCACGGCCGTGCACAAGATCGACATCGACATCCGCACCGCGACCGGCGCGCAGTCCGCACCCGCGCAGATGCGGGCTGCCTCCGGGCGGGTGTATCCGCTGCTGTCGGCCGCGACGCGGATCGGCCGGCTGCCCGACAACGACATCGTGCTCGACGACCTCAGCGTCAGCCGCCACCACGCGGTCATCATCGACACCGGCACCAGCTACGTCATCACCGACCTACGATCGGCCAACGGCGTCGAGGTGGCCGGGCACCGCATCCGTGGTACCGCCACGCTCACCAGCGGCGACCGTGTGCGGGTGTGCGACCACGAGTTCGTGTTCGAGATTGCGCCGGCCCGCTGAGCTTCCCCTGTGGGCGCTGCGCCGAACCGTTAATGTGATGGGCCGACACACTCCAGGAGAAGCAGGGGAAATGACCGGGCCGACGTCGCGTGAGGGTACCGATTTCGGCCGTTATCGACTGCGCCGACTCATCGGGCGCGGCGGCATGGGCGAAGTCTATGAAGCCGAGGACACCGAGAAGGACCGTATCGTCGCGCTGAAACTGCTGCCCGAAGGTGTGTCCCACGACCCGGTGTTCCGCAAACGGCTACAGCGCGAAGCACATTCGGCGGGCCGGCTGCAGGAACCGCATGTGGTGCCGATCCATGACTACGGCGAGATCGACGGCGTGCTCTACGTCGACATGCGGATGATCAACGGGGCCGATCTGCGCAAGATCCTGAAGAGCTACGGTCCGATGACGCCGGCCCGCGCGGTCGCCATCGTGCGCCAGATCGCCTCGGCGCTGGACGCCGCGCACGAGAGCGGCATCATGCACCGCGACGTCAAACCGGAGAACATCCTGATCACCCGGGATGACTTCGCCTATCTGGTGGACTTCGGCATCGCCAACGCCGCCAGCGATGAGAAGCTGACCGAATTGGGCACCGCGGTAGGCACTTACGCGTACATGGCACCGGAGCGGTTCACCAGCGACCAGGTGACCTACCGCGCCGACGTGTACGCGCTGACCTGTGTACTGCACGAATGCCTGACCGGATCGCAGCCCTATCCCGGCGACAGCGTCAGCATGGTGATCACCGCGCATCTGATGCAGCCGATCCCGGCCCCGAGCCAGGCTCGGCCCGGTATCCCGGCCGCGTTCGACCGCGTCGTCTCCCGCGGGATGGCCAAGAAACCCGCCGACCGGTTCGCCAGCGCCGGAGATCTGGCCGCGGCGGCCACCGATGCCCTGAGCGTGCGTGACCAGGACCAGGCGGCACACATCGTGCAACGCGGTGAAGACGCCAACCGCCCCGGTCAGCGGTTCGGCGGGCCACCCCCGCCACCGCCGTACGGGGCAACACCCCCACCAGGCTCCACTCCTGCCCCGTTCTACGCCGCACCGCCACCGAACTGGCACACCCCGCCACCCGGCCGCCCGCCGCAGCCCAAGAAGACGACGCCGTGGTTGCCCATCGCGGCCGCCGCCGGTGTGCTGGTCCTGGTACTGGGCGCGGTGGGCGTCTACTTCATGGTGAAACCCGAGGACACCAAGGCCGCCCCGTCCACCACAACCTCGGCGGCCACCACCGCCGCCGAGCGGACCACCCGCACCCGGGCCCCCGACCCGGGGACCTTGCAGGATCGTCTGTTCGGCATGCTGCCGCAGGGGTATGACCCGGGCGTGTGCCAGCCGGTCGATCCGCCGGTGCCCGGTGCGCTGGCGACCGTGGACTGCGGGCCGTCGAGCATGCCGGGCGGTCCCGTCGCCTCGCGGTACTCGACGTTCCCCGACCAAGGCGCCCTGCGGGCCAACTTCGACGAGGCGATCGGCGAGACCGCCGAGCTGATGCCGTGCCCGAACAGCACCATGGACTCCCCCACCACCTGGCACTACACCGACACCCCGCAGAAGGCCGAGGGCTCCATCGCCTGCGGCACCTACAACGACAGCCCGGACCTCACCTGGACCAAGAACGACGGTCTGCTGCTCGGCAACGCCCAGGGCCCGAGCCTCGACGAGTTGCATCAATGGTGGCTGGCCTACGGCTGAGGCCGCACCCCAAGAATTCATCAAGAACGTCGTTGGACGCTGATGTCACCCCCGGATCACGCCGGGGCTCAGACATCCAGGGGAGAAACGATGTTCGCTGTTCAGCGCCTGATCCAGTCCGCAGGCCTCGCACTGGTGGCCGGTTTGTCCGGCCTCGCCACCGCCGGCACCGCGAGCGCCATCACCTCCGCCGATGATGCGGCGTTCCTGGCCGATATCCGCTACGAGGGCATCTCCTACGAGTCCGCGGTCCAGGTCATCTCGAACGCTCATGAGGTGTGCGCCGAGCTGGACTCCGGGGTCCAGGCCACCGATATCGGCCTGGACATCCTGGAATACACCGACCTGAACACCCGGCAGGCCGCGGCGTTCATCGTCATGTCGATCGGCTACTACTGCCCGCAGCACACCGGCGCATTCGCTTGACGGTTATGTTGAGGCCCAACGCAACGGAGCGAAAGGGGCCACAGATGGCCAATCGGGTGTTTGTCGTCGGTGTCGGGATGACCAAGTTCGAGAAGCCGGGCCGGCGCGAGGGCTGGGACTACCCCCAGATGGCCAACGAGTCGGGCACGAAGGCACTCGCCGACGCCGGGATCGACTACAGCCAGGTCCAGCAGGGCTACGTCGGATACTGTTCCGGAGATTCCACCTCGGGCCAGCGCGCGCTGTACGAACTCGGCATGACGGGTATCCCGATCGTCAACGTCAACAACAACTGCTCCACCGGGTCGACCGCGCTCTACCTTGCCGCACAGTCGATCCGGGGTGGACTTGCCGACTGCGTGATCGCACTGGGCTTCGAGAAGATGCAGCCCGGCTCGCTCGGCGGTGGCGCCGACGACCGCGAGTCACCACTGGGCAGGCATGTGAAGGCGCTGGCCGAGATCGACGAGTTCGCCTTCCCGGTGGCGCCGTGGATGTTCGGTGCGGCCGGCCGCGAACACATGAAGAAGTACGGAAGCACTGCTGAACATTTTGCAAAAATCGGCTACAAGAACCACAAGCATTCGGTCAACAACCCGTACGCCCAGTTCCAGGACGAGTACACCCTCGACGACATCCTGGGCGCCAAGATGATCTCCGACCCGCTGACCAAACTGCAGTGTTCCCCGACCTCGGACGGTTCCGGTGCCGCGATCGTGGTGAGCGAGGACTTCGTGGCCAAACACGGACTTGCCGAGCAGGCCGTCGAGATCGTCGGTCAGGCGATGACCACAGACTTCGCCTCCACCTTCGACGGCAGCGCCGCCAACATCATCGGCTATGACATGAACGTCCAAGCCGCGCAGCAGGTCTACTCGCAGTCCGGGCTCGGACCGGAGGACTTCCAGGTCATCGAGCTGCACGACTGCTTCTCCGCCAACGAGCTGCTGCTGTACGAGGCGCTGGGCCTGTGCGGCCCCGGTGAGGCGCCGAAGTTGATCGACGACAACGACACCACCTACGGCGGCCGCTGGGTGGTCAACCCGTCCGGCGGGCTGATCTCCAAGGGGC
It includes:
- a CDS encoding serine/threonine-protein kinase, encoding MTGPTSREGTDFGRYRLRRLIGRGGMGEVYEAEDTEKDRIVALKLLPEGVSHDPVFRKRLQREAHSAGRLQEPHVVPIHDYGEIDGVLYVDMRMINGADLRKILKSYGPMTPARAVAIVRQIASALDAAHESGIMHRDVKPENILITRDDFAYLVDFGIANAASDEKLTELGTAVGTYAYMAPERFTSDQVTYRADVYALTCVLHECLTGSQPYPGDSVSMVITAHLMQPIPAPSQARPGIPAAFDRVVSRGMAKKPADRFASAGDLAAAATDALSVRDQDQAAHIVQRGEDANRPGQRFGGPPPPPPYGATPPPGSTPAPFYAAPPPNWHTPPPGRPPQPKKTTPWLPIAAAAGVLVLVLGAVGVYFMVKPEDTKAAPSTTTSAATTAAERTTRTRAPDPGTLQDRLFGMLPQGYDPGVCQPVDPPVPGALATVDCGPSSMPGGPVASRYSTFPDQGALRANFDEAIGETAELMPCPNSTMDSPTTWHYTDTPQKAEGSIACGTYNDSPDLTWTKNDGLLLGNAQGPSLDELHQWWLAYG
- a CDS encoding DUF732 domain-containing protein; this encodes MFAVQRLIQSAGLALVAGLSGLATAGTASAITSADDAAFLADIRYEGISYESAVQVISNAHEVCAELDSGVQATDIGLDILEYTDLNTRQAAAFIVMSIGYYCPQHTGAFA
- a CDS encoding lipid-transfer protein; its protein translation is MANRVFVVGVGMTKFEKPGRREGWDYPQMANESGTKALADAGIDYSQVQQGYVGYCSGDSTSGQRALYELGMTGIPIVNVNNNCSTGSTALYLAAQSIRGGLADCVIALGFEKMQPGSLGGGADDRESPLGRHVKALAEIDEFAFPVAPWMFGAAGREHMKKYGSTAEHFAKIGYKNHKHSVNNPYAQFQDEYTLDDILGAKMISDPLTKLQCSPTSDGSGAAIVVSEDFVAKHGLAEQAVEIVGQAMTTDFASTFDGSAANIIGYDMNVQAAQQVYSQSGLGPEDFQVIELHDCFSANELLLYEALGLCGPGEAPKLIDDNDTTYGGRWVVNPSGGLISKGHPLGATGLAQCAELTWQLRGTADKRQVDNVSAALQHNIGLGGAAVVTAYQRAER